In Asterias amurensis chromosome 4, ASM3211899v1, one genomic interval encodes:
- the LOC139936379 gene encoding uncharacterized protein: MSIAGSLAGESVYYEEPYSVPGPCRTCCIRCPCPSLLSVFAFLGGAVLFCIAAVIAGQQTSELFRKTLISDSMDDWIGYIAIACYVECPIMALIAIALFGISCLGTGAVRKEFMSRFNTRAKGRCQTGLFMIIVYVLFLIWLALSFVSLVPVIFFYIQRRGVCEARLYPPVDGQDALCIELKQWALVDATYQDTDGQNRDKICDTELDQLCTSPVLLWYSLAFFAAVLVTLSMLHFLINYAANFAKLRDRFKDGYVNRKSGAYLVRTGSVRASGRHSMRARSSLRGSRNNVLRGSQGSLKSVSVRGGNNHVGANSTASTLRMTAYNNEALSGDEIYAMNNLNLNYDREPVGALQNHYAERPLHPSPDVMVPPSMGSRHGTDEAAMSVAGTDIGPPPSYGAGHPNGWAPSYSSSTSGGQANGNYPVNSRPMNYGGEDHYPGNSKPSNSLYYDRDAGDGSGSVHGSNQQGSGENSDGVFGGGRWGNNYSGGYERNGRPLTSFSEPEPAPSMTSAGSHPAPRGYSEHFI, translated from the exons ATGTCGATTGCTGGAAGTCTCGCTGGTGAATCTGTCTATTATGAGGAACCATATTCGG ttcCCGGTCCTTGTCGGACCTGTTGCATCCGATGCCCGTGCCCGAGCCTCTTATCAGTGTTTGCGTTCCTTGGAGGGGCAGTTCTATTCTGCATCGCAGCCGTAATCGCTGGGCAACAAACATCGGAACTCTTTCGAAAGACGCTGATCAGCGATTCAATGGATGATTG GATTGGATATATTGCAATAGCCTGCTACGTGGAATGTCCAATCATGGCTCTGATTGCCATAGCATTATTTGGGATATCATGCCTCGGTACTGGAGCTGTGAGGAAAGAGTTCATGTCAAGATTCAACACAAGGGCCAAAGGAAGATGCCAAACTGGGCTG TTCATGATCATCGTGTATGTACTGTTCCTCATATGGCTAGCACTGAGTTTCGTTTCGCTGGTACCCGTCATCTTCTTCTATATCCAGAGACGTGGTGTCTGCGAAGCCCGGCTCTACCCACCAGTCGATGGACAAGATGCGCTTTGCATTGAGCTCAAACAATGGG CTCTGGTTGATGCAACTTACCAAGATACAGACGGACAGAACAGGGACAAAATCTGCGATACGGAACTCGACCAATTGTGTACAAGT CCTGTTCTCTTATGGTATTCACTGGCATTCTTTGCAGCGGTTCTCGTCACATTATCAATG TTGCATTTCCTGATAAACTACGCCGCCAACTTTGCCAAACTCCGGGATCGTTTTAAGGATGGGTACGTCAACAGGAAGTCTGGTGCCTACCTCGTCCGGACGGGATCGGTACGGGCAAGTGGTCGTCATTCCATGCGCGCACGAAGCTCATTGAGGGGTAGCCGAAACAATGTCCTCCGAGGGTCGCAAGGATCTTTGAAATCAGTCAGTGTTCGCGGTGGTAACAACCACGTCGGTGCTAACAGCACGGCGTCCACCCTGCGGATGACAGCCTACAACAATGAAGCTCTGAGCGGTGACGAGATCTACGCCATGAACAATTTAAACTTGAATTACGACAGGGAGCCGGTTGGCGCTCTGCAGAACCACTACGCTGAGCGACCGCTGCACCCGTCCCCAGACGTTATGGTACCGCCAAGCATGGGAAGCCGACACGGTACGGATGAAGCTGCGATGAGTGTCGCTGGAACAGACATTGGACCCCCACCAAGTTACGGGGCTGGACACCCGAACGGCTGGGCACCAAGTTATTCAAGTAGCACCAGTGGTGGACAGGCAAATGGTAACTACCCAGTGAACAGTAGGCCCATGAACTATGGAGGCGAGGACCATTATCCTGGTAACTCGAAGCCAAGTAACAGTTTATACTACGACCGAGATGCTGGCGATGGCAGTGGAAGCGTACACGGGAGTAACCAACAAGGCAGTGGTGAAAACAGCGACGGGGTGTTCGGTGGCGGACGTTGGGGTAACAACTACTCTGGAGGATACGAGAGGAATGGTCGGCCGCTTACCAGTTTCAGTGAGCCGGAACCAGCGCCGTCTATGACCTCAGCTGGTTCACACCCTGCACCACGAGGCTATAGCGAGCACTTCATATAA
- the LOC139936449 gene encoding allatostatin-A receptor-like encodes MGSVNTSLFIINTLSGVLGILGNGLVSLVIIFERSMHTNTNALILHQATIDFLGSVFILAHAYLPKVDPIPQGIAGVLSCVLWNSRYFLFTLFVASTYSLIAITFERYFAIVHPYRYGRLFHGKKPIGLILAGLWILVLTFRLYVVFQWSVSDGSCVGKPNGHGLAVIIFMFQYIIPLALMSYMYVGIAVAISKSARRIVPTVSDQDNRNGGGESLLRARRNTFKALLIVFVTFVLCWSLNQVLFFLHNMDWRKLSFDTTTYIISVALVSMNSCINPFIYAIKYKKFKQAMRRLFYRAAGREDRLNLTDEYPGTDQGLNQ; translated from the coding sequence ATGGGTTCAGTTAACACATCTCTGTTTATAATAAACACCTTATCTGGTGTCTTGGGTATCCTCGGCAATGGTCTTGTGAGTCTTGTCATCATCTTCGAACGCTCTATGCACACGAACACCAACGCATTGATCCTCCACCAGGCAACCATAGACTTCTTGGGATCAGTCTTCATTCTCGCACACGCATACCTCCCTAAAGTTGACCCGATACCCCAAGGCATCGCTGGAGTGCTGAGCTGCGTCCTGTGGAACTCTCGGTACTTCCTCTTCACGCTCTTCGTTGCGTCAACATACAGCCTCATAGCTATAACCTTCGAGAGATACTTTGCTATAGTCCATCCATACCGCTATGGGAGACTCTTTCACGGTAAGAAACCCATCGGTTTGATTCTAGCCGGTCTTTGGATACTCGTCTTGACCTTTCGACTCTATGTTGTGTTCCAATGGTCAGTTAGTGACGGGAGTTGTGTGGGAAAGCCAAACGGTCATGGACTTGCCGTTATTATCTTCATGTTCCAATACATTATTCCTCTTGCACTGATGTCGTACATGTACGTTGGGATAGCTGTGGCGATATCAAAAAGTGCACGAAGGATAGTACCTACGGTGTCCGATCAAGACAATCGCAACGGGGGAGGGGAGTCGCTCTTACGGGCCAGACGTAACACATTCAAAGCTCTACTCATCGTGTTCGTTACATTCGTGCTGTGCTGGTCACTCAACCAAGTGCTGTTTTTCCTTCACAATATGGATTGGCGTAAGTTATCATTCGATACCACAACCTACATCATCTCCGTTGCGTTGGTATCCATGAATTCCTGCATCAATCCCTTCATTTATGCCATCAAATACAAGAAGTTCAAACAGGCTATGCGGCGGCTGTTTTACCGAGCAGCCGGGAGGGAGGATCGATTGAATTTAACGGACGAGTACCCGGGTACCGACCAGGGATTGAATCAATAA